From the genome of Yersinia enterocolitica, one region includes:
- a CDS encoding N-acetyltransferase — protein sequence MKQNYFGQTIGTELPHWQSAQQPQREILPGHFCYLAPVNADKHEASLYQAYHMAKEADDWTYFYCERPENEADFHLYLQTLINAPGAVHYTVIDAQTGLALGTVGLQRIDENNGVIEIGSVNWSPRLKRNSAGTEAIYLLLHYVFDKLGYRRCEWKCDSLNEPSNSAASRFGFQYEGQFRQAIVTKGRNRDTNWYSITDREWPLIKQAFNDWLALENFDSEGRQIARLQDLRISR from the coding sequence GTGAAGCAAAACTATTTTGGGCAAACTATCGGCACTGAATTACCGCATTGGCAATCAGCGCAGCAACCTCAGCGTGAGATTTTACCCGGCCATTTTTGCTATCTCGCGCCAGTGAATGCAGACAAGCATGAAGCGTCGTTATATCAGGCGTATCACATGGCGAAAGAGGCCGATGACTGGACTTATTTTTATTGTGAACGACCTGAAAATGAAGCTGATTTTCATCTCTATCTGCAAACCCTGATCAATGCACCGGGGGCTGTCCACTATACGGTTATTGATGCACAGACGGGCCTTGCATTGGGGACGGTTGGCTTACAGCGAATTGATGAGAATAATGGTGTTATCGAGATAGGTTCAGTGAATTGGTCGCCACGTTTAAAACGTAACTCGGCAGGGACAGAGGCAATATATTTACTATTACATTATGTCTTCGATAAATTAGGTTATCGGCGCTGTGAGTGGAAATGCGATTCATTGAATGAACCCTCAAACTCTGCTGCGTCTCGTTTTGGTTTTCAGTATGAGGGCCAATTTCGTCAGGCGATTGTGACTAAAGGGCGCAATAGAGACACCAATTGGTATTCCATAACTGATCGTGAATGGCCATTAATTAAGCAGGCATTTAATGATTGGCTGGCTCTGGAGAACTTTGATAGTGAAGGCCGACAAATAGCACGTTTACAGGATTTAAGAATCAGCCGTTAG
- a CDS encoding siderophore-interacting protein encodes MTTGSTAAKPTHRPVPPRLIQVKKIVDTSPHLRRITFHSPTLQNYPSDCAGAHLKIFLPLASQTQPELPVLGEKGPIWPAAEVRPIVRTYSVRASRPELSELDIEFAIHDHRGPAVDFARNAKVGDWLGITNPGGPETMLPAAAYSYLVGDPASLPAIAALLETLPANAEGHAIIRVDSPQDVLNLIKPAGLELSWVIGGTEKTGDVITQFCALNLLMEESTFWLAGEDSMVVQLRRYLRREKGCERQQLYAVPYWREGLNEEDYHHKRHEVMDNIDE; translated from the coding sequence GTGACCACAGGATCAACCGCAGCAAAACCCACACATCGCCCAGTTCCACCGCGTCTGATTCAGGTGAAAAAGATAGTGGATACCTCACCGCATTTACGTCGAATCACCTTCCATAGCCCGACATTGCAGAATTACCCGTCTGATTGCGCGGGCGCTCATTTGAAAATCTTCCTACCTTTGGCGAGCCAAACTCAGCCGGAACTGCCAGTACTTGGTGAAAAAGGTCCAATCTGGCCTGCCGCCGAGGTCCGTCCGATTGTTCGAACCTATTCTGTTCGTGCTTCTCGCCCAGAACTGAGTGAGCTGGATATTGAGTTTGCTATTCATGATCACCGTGGTCCGGCGGTCGATTTTGCCCGCAATGCCAAAGTCGGTGATTGGTTAGGGATTACCAATCCTGGTGGACCGGAAACTATGTTGCCAGCAGCGGCATACAGCTATCTAGTGGGTGACCCCGCCTCACTGCCCGCTATTGCCGCCTTACTGGAAACCCTGCCTGCAAATGCCGAAGGCCATGCCATCATCCGTGTAGATAGCCCGCAAGATGTATTGAATCTGATTAAACCTGCCGGGTTGGAACTGAGTTGGGTCATTGGGGGTACGGAAAAAACAGGTGATGTGATAACCCAATTCTGTGCGCTGAATCTGCTGATGGAAGAGTCAACATTCTGGCTGGCTGGAGAAGATAGCATGGTGGTGCAATTGCGCCGTTATCTGCGCCGAGAAAAAGGGTGTGAGCGGCAGCAACTTTATGCTGTACCCTACTGGCGCGAAGGGCTGAATGAAGAAGATTATCACCATAAGCGCCATGAAGTTATGGACAATATTGACGAGTAA
- a CDS encoding phosphate starvation-inducible protein PhoH: MGRQKAVIKARREAKRVIRRDSRSHRQREEENVTSLVQMGGVESIGMARDSRDTSVIQARTEAQGHYLSAIDNKLLIFATGEAGCGKTFISAAKAAEALIHKEVDRIIVTRPVLQADEDLGFLPGDISEKFAPYFRPVYDILLRRLGSSFMQYCLRPEIGKVEIAPFAYMRGRTFENAVVILDEAQNVTASQMKMFLTRLGENVTVIVNGDITQCDLPRGVKSGLSDALERFAEDEMIGIIRFDKQDCVRSALCQHTLNAYS; the protein is encoded by the coding sequence ATGGGAAGACAGAAAGCAGTGATCAAAGCTCGTCGTGAAGCGAAACGCGTAATTAGACGTGATTCACGTAGCCATCGTCAACGTGAGGAAGAAAACGTGACATCGTTAGTGCAAATGGGCGGTGTTGAATCAATAGGTATGGCACGGGATAGCCGTGATACCTCCGTTATTCAGGCGCGTACGGAAGCTCAAGGTCATTACTTATCAGCCATAGACAATAAACTGCTCATCTTTGCGACCGGCGAAGCTGGGTGTGGTAAAACCTTTATCAGCGCGGCTAAGGCCGCAGAAGCACTGATTCACAAAGAAGTTGATCGGATAATTGTGACGCGACCTGTACTACAGGCTGATGAGGATCTGGGGTTCTTACCTGGTGATATCTCTGAGAAGTTCGCGCCTTACTTCCGCCCGGTGTATGACATTCTGCTGCGCCGGCTCGGCTCGTCTTTCATGCAATACTGCCTGCGCCCAGAAATCGGCAAAGTGGAAATTGCGCCTTTCGCCTATATGCGCGGGCGTACCTTTGAGAATGCGGTAGTGATCCTCGATGAGGCACAAAATGTAACCGCCAGCCAAATGAAGATGTTCCTAACCCGTCTCGGTGAAAATGTTACGGTCATCGTTAATGGCGATATCACCCAATGCGACCTTCCGCGTGGTGTGAAATCAGGTCTCAGTGACGCGCTGGAGCGTTTTGCTGAGGATGAAATGATTGGTATCATCCGCTTTGATAAACAGGACTGTGTCCGCTCTGCACTCTGCCAACACACTCTAAATGCCTATTCATAA
- a CDS encoding sodium-potassium/proton antiporter ChaA, with protein sequence MKSQNDPGRSKSRHHEYSLILPIIALVILNIWGDTSNFAAVIVINLIALVGILSSAFSVVRHADVLAHRLGEPYGSLILSLSVVVLEVSLISAMMATGDAAPALMRDTLYSIIMIVIGGLVGVSLLLGGRKFATQHVNLVGIKQYLMAIFPLAIIVLVLPSTLPGGNFSVAQSLVVAAISAAMYGVFLLIQTKTHQSLFVYEHEDEGDDPSDPHHGKPSSHSSLWHTFWLLIHLIAVIAVTKFDANPLEALLTELNAPAKFTGFLIALLILSPEGLGALKAVLANQVQRAMNLFFGSVLATISLTVPAVTLIAVITGQELNFGLEAPHIVVMVSVLILSQISFSTGRTNVLNGTAHLALFAAYMMTIML encoded by the coding sequence ATGAAGTCGCAAAATGATCCTGGCCGATCTAAATCTCGCCATCACGAATACTCCCTCATCCTGCCGATCATTGCATTGGTCATTCTTAATATCTGGGGTGATACCAGCAATTTTGCTGCTGTTATTGTTATCAACCTGATCGCACTTGTGGGTATCCTGAGCAGTGCTTTTAGCGTAGTGCGCCATGCCGACGTATTAGCACACCGCCTGGGAGAACCCTATGGCTCTTTAATCCTCAGTCTGTCGGTTGTTGTGCTTGAGGTCAGTTTGATCTCAGCCATGATGGCAACAGGTGATGCCGCACCCGCCCTGATGCGCGATACGCTCTATTCAATCATCATGATTGTGATTGGTGGATTGGTCGGTGTTTCCTTGCTGCTCGGCGGTCGAAAATTTGCTACCCAGCATGTCAATCTGGTAGGCATTAAACAGTATCTGATGGCTATATTCCCGCTGGCTATCATTGTGTTGGTGCTACCGAGTACCCTGCCCGGCGGCAACTTTAGCGTGGCTCAATCACTGGTTGTCGCAGCAATTTCAGCCGCGATGTACGGTGTTTTTCTGCTGATTCAAACCAAAACGCACCAAAGTCTATTTGTGTATGAACATGAGGATGAAGGTGACGACCCGAGTGACCCTCACCATGGTAAGCCATCCTCACACAGTAGCTTGTGGCACACATTTTGGTTGTTAATTCATTTAATAGCAGTAATAGCCGTTACCAAATTTGATGCCAACCCATTAGAAGCACTGCTTACTGAGTTAAATGCACCGGCTAAATTTACCGGTTTCCTGATTGCTCTGCTAATCCTCTCCCCTGAAGGATTAGGGGCGTTAAAAGCGGTGCTGGCTAATCAGGTACAGCGTGCGATGAACCTGTTCTTCGGCTCAGTGCTGGCAACCATTTCACTGACCGTTCCTGCGGTTACCTTGATTGCGGTAATCACCGGGCAAGAGTTGAACTTTGGTCTGGAAGCGCCACATATCGTGGTGATGGTCAGCGTGTTGATTTTGTCGCAAATATCATTTTCCACCGGCAGAACCAACGTACTTAATGGTACCGCCCATCTGGCGCTATTTGCCGCTTATATGATGACTATCATGCTGTAA
- a CDS encoding MFS transporter, producing MPLAIIALTIATFGIGTSEFVIMGLLPEVAHDLGVSIPKTGMLVSVYAMGVVIGAPLLAIATARIPRKSTLLGLIVLFIIGNVLCALAQTYNLLMAARIIAALCHGTFFGLASVVATDLVQPNRRARAIALVFMGVTLANVLGVPLGTAVGQAFGWRAAFWGVSAIGIVAIIAVIAWLPNNIPMKRISPKLEFKTLMQKKVQTALLLSVLTNASLFTVFTYIAPLLREVTRVSEHGVTVVLLILGVGLSIGSVMGGRLGDKNLVGSMTRLIAILIAILLALHYTIGFYLPALLTLFIWSIVAFALCPMLQLLVVDQARDAPNLASTFNQSAFNLGNALGAWFGGTLLAFGLQLQQLPLAAMVVMVIALVTMLRLRLHFRRTAIVKPIN from the coding sequence ATGCCATTGGCTATTATCGCACTCACCATTGCTACCTTTGGCATTGGTACCAGCGAGTTTGTAATTATGGGGTTATTGCCGGAAGTTGCCCATGACTTGGGGGTCAGTATCCCTAAAACCGGGATGTTGGTTTCTGTTTATGCCATGGGTGTGGTAATCGGCGCACCTTTATTGGCTATTGCAACGGCGCGAATCCCGCGTAAATCCACACTTTTGGGTTTAATTGTCCTGTTTATTATTGGCAATGTCCTGTGTGCATTGGCACAAACCTATAACTTATTGATGGCTGCCCGTATTATTGCAGCGCTCTGCCATGGCACTTTCTTTGGTTTGGCATCGGTGGTCGCCACTGATTTGGTCCAACCTAACCGCCGGGCGCGGGCAATAGCATTAGTCTTTATGGGTGTCACACTGGCAAATGTACTTGGTGTGCCATTAGGTACAGCAGTTGGACAAGCTTTTGGTTGGCGAGCCGCTTTCTGGGGTGTCAGTGCTATTGGTATTGTAGCTATCATCGCGGTAATCGCCTGGTTACCGAATAATATTCCGATGAAGAGAATCAGTCCTAAGCTGGAATTCAAAACCCTGATGCAGAAAAAAGTGCAAACCGCCTTACTGCTATCAGTATTAACCAATGCCAGCCTGTTTACTGTTTTCACTTATATTGCACCATTATTGCGTGAGGTGACGCGAGTTTCTGAACATGGCGTTACTGTGGTGTTATTGATTCTTGGGGTTGGGTTGTCCATCGGCAGCGTGATGGGAGGTCGTTTAGGCGACAAAAACCTGGTGGGATCCATGACCCGACTAATCGCCATACTGATAGCTATCCTGCTGGCGCTGCATTACACCATTGGTTTCTATTTACCGGCACTACTGACATTGTTTATCTGGAGTATTGTGGCTTTTGCCTTGTGCCCAATGTTACAACTATTAGTAGTGGATCAGGCCCGTGACGCCCCTAATCTGGCATCAACCTTTAACCAAAGCGCGTTCAATTTAGGTAATGCATTGGGCGCCTGGTTCGGTGGCACCTTGCTGGCTTTTGGTCTGCAATTACAGCAACTTCCGCTGGCTGCAATGGTCGTGATGGTTATCGCACTGGTCACTATGTTGCGTTTAAGATTGCATTTCCGTCGAACGGCAATTGTAAAACCCATCAATTAA
- the cbl gene encoding CysB family HTH-type transcriptional regulator (LysR-type transcriptional regulator similar to CysB; contains helix-turn-helix (HTH) motif; in Escherichia coli this protein regulates two operons consisting of ABC transporters that are part of the cys regulon; regulated by CysB; DNA-binding transcriptional activator for the ssuEADCB and tauABCD operons), with protein sequence MNFQQLKIIRESARCNYNLTEVANTLFTSQSGVSRHIRELEEELGIEIFVRRGKRLLGMTEPGKELLTVAERMLNDANQIRRLADVFSNNDSGQLHIATTHTQARYSLPRVIKEFRLLYPQVKLVISQGNPQEIAAMLHSGEADIGIATELLMSDESVATFPYYRWHHAIVVPDNHPLTQDPNITLETLSTLPLITYRQGITGRSRLDNAFKNAGLTPDIALSAQDSDVIKTYVELGMGVGILADMSYEAHRDKGLVRLNAEHLFDANTVWLGLKRGQLQRNFIWFFIQLCNPTLSLHDIKEKVLAEAADEVVIDYQI encoded by the coding sequence GTGAATTTCCAGCAGCTTAAAATTATTCGGGAATCAGCCCGTTGCAACTATAACCTGACCGAAGTGGCTAATACTTTATTTACCTCACAATCGGGTGTTAGCCGGCATATTCGCGAACTAGAAGAAGAATTGGGTATTGAGATCTTCGTTCGACGAGGAAAACGGTTGCTCGGGATGACTGAACCGGGCAAGGAGTTGCTGACAGTAGCCGAACGCATGCTGAATGATGCTAATCAAATCCGCCGTCTGGCTGATGTATTCAGCAATAATGATAGTGGACAGTTGCATATTGCTACCACACACACTCAAGCTCGCTACAGTTTGCCTCGGGTGATTAAAGAATTCCGCCTGTTATACCCGCAAGTTAAGTTAGTTATTAGCCAAGGGAACCCGCAAGAGATTGCAGCCATGCTGCATTCCGGTGAAGCGGATATTGGTATTGCTACTGAACTATTAATGAGTGACGAGTCTGTCGCCACGTTTCCTTATTATCGCTGGCACCACGCTATTGTCGTGCCGGATAATCACCCGCTAACACAAGACCCTAATATCACCCTTGAAACGCTGAGTACGTTGCCATTGATTACCTATCGTCAGGGGATTACTGGCCGCTCACGTTTGGACAATGCCTTCAAAAATGCTGGACTGACACCCGATATTGCACTCAGTGCACAAGATTCTGATGTAATTAAGACCTATGTTGAACTCGGCATGGGAGTCGGCATTCTGGCGGATATGTCCTACGAGGCACATCGTGATAAAGGGTTAGTACGACTAAATGCCGAACACTTGTTTGATGCTAATACTGTTTGGCTAGGGCTAAAACGAGGTCAGTTACAACGTAACTTCATTTGGTTCTTTATACAGCTCTGTAATCCAACACTTTCTTTGCATGATATTAAAGAGAAAGTGTTGGCAGAGGCAGCAGATGAGGTGGTGATTGATTACCAGATCTAG
- a CDS encoding poly-beta-1,6-N-acetyl-D-glucosamine biosynthesis protein PgaD, whose product MSAPLIHTEQRLIPRWIDIIITALAWIGFIFLFVKGFLDMIGRAPNMGPIPFRMYIISGLTTLALYAAIAAFNAVVIIVWAKYNQVRFQVERRGHRPHLNDDELASSMELSAEVVAQLQAGSCLTLYNDEHGQLLDVKEGLQLPTVAPVVNLRRG is encoded by the coding sequence ATGAGTGCACCTCTTATTCACACTGAACAGCGGCTGATACCGCGCTGGATCGACATTATTATCACGGCATTGGCCTGGATAGGTTTTATCTTTCTGTTCGTGAAAGGTTTTCTCGACATGATTGGTAGAGCGCCGAATATGGGGCCGATTCCGTTCAGAATGTATATTATTAGCGGCCTGACAACCTTGGCATTGTATGCGGCGATTGCGGCATTCAATGCCGTGGTAATCATCGTCTGGGCTAAATACAATCAGGTGCGTTTTCAGGTAGAACGTCGTGGGCATCGACCACATCTGAATGATGATGAGTTGGCTAGCAGTATGGAACTTTCAGCGGAGGTGGTGGCTCAGCTTCAAGCGGGTTCCTGTCTCACGTTATATAATGATGAACATGGGCAATTACTGGACGTCAAAGAAGGACTACAGCTTCCCACCGTTGCACCGGTAGTTAATCTACGCCGGGGGTGA